From the genome of Sporomusa sphaeroides DSM 2875:
CGGCGGCTTCCTCGGCCGGTGTGGCTAACGGTGTCCCTAATAATAAGGCACTGCTCAAAAGGGAACACATAACTTGGCGTTGTCGCTTATTCATAACAAATTCCTCCCAGGATTTTAGGATTACGTATAATATCAAAAGATAAAACGACTGACATCAGTCAATGAATTCCCTGAAAAAACATCTCTGCCAACTTTCAAACTCCTTTCTTGTTTCATTTGGTAGCCTTGTTGCCGGGGCTTTTGGTGCAACAGGTTCTCTTAAGCATTCGCCGTGCACAGTGTATATCCGGTGACTAGCCCGTGCTAAGGATTTCCGCACTTATAGGTGGGCGTCACCAGGTTTATTTTATATTTGACTGACAACAGTCAAATATAAAATAAAGTATTACATGGAATGAAAATCATTATCATTAAGATTATAACTGCCATTCGTCAAATTGGCAATACTTTTTTTTGGACATTTTTTGCGATTTACTGAAAGGGTTTTGAACCTGTTTTTATATAGCTTGTTGACATTCGTTTGCCGACATTAAAAGGACGGTGCAGCTGCCGGCAGATAAAGCAAAGGGGCAGCTGCACCAGACAAGGAGATTATACCTCTAATTCATCGACATATCTTTTTATATTGGCAACCGAGTGAGCAAAGGCCGTAGTTTCAGACGGAGACATAGGAATGTTAAGGACCGGCCCTGCTCCATGCCGGCCTACTACTGTGGGCAGACTGACCGCAGTTTTATACCTGCTGTTAAAGCTGGAGACCGGCAGAACTTTCCGGTCGTCGTTTACGATAGCTCCCAGGATCTCGCAGGCAGATGCCGCAGGAGCGTAAATAGTGCCTCCTTTTAATGCAATTACTTGCCCGGAAGCGGCCTCTACTTCCTGACCAATGCGTGTGATGACAGTGTTATCATAAGCCGGCAGGGTAGCTAAAGGTACGCCTTTGATGGTTATATTGCCTGTTAGCGGCACCATCGTTTCCCCATGTTCTCCTATTACATAGGCGTCAATGTCACGGGCATCCACACTAAAATGCTGTGCAAGATAGGAACGGTAGCGGGCGGTGTCAAGGACAGTTCCCATACCTATCACCCGTTCGGCAGGAAGGCCGGAGACTTGATAGGCTAAATGGGTCATGACATCAAGTGGATTAGTAATAATTAGTAATATACACTGCGGACTTAAGGCAACTGCTTCTTTTACGATCGCGGCAATTAAACTTGCGTTGCGGGAAAGCAGCATTACGCGCGGCTCGTCTGCCCGGCGGGGAATACCGGCGCTGATAACTACAATATCCGAATTGGCGGTATCCCGGATTTGGCCATGCGTAATACGGGCTTGAGGGCAAAAGGCCTGGCATTGCAGGAGGTCAAGGGCTTCTCCGTAAGCTTTGTCGGCAGAGGCATCGGTTAACAGAATTTCCTGAGCCAGTCCTTTTAATGCCGCCGTATACGCTGCAGCTACTCCGACTTTACCGCTGCCAATAAATGAAATCTTCATAGTTTATTCTCCTAAGCTGATATTGTATTGTCACTATAAAATATTTTGCTCGCGGTAAAAGTGTTTATACCACCTTGTACCATCCTGGAAATTTATGAAACTATAATATTGTTGAAATAATATAAGGCATGAAAAATACACAAAAAAACAGTTGCTTATTTGACAAAAGTCTGTCTAGATGTTACAAAATAAGCTAAAATTTATTTAATACAGACATTTGGTGTTTATATAAACTAATTATGTTTACGAGAAAAAGAAAAACATGCGCCCTGAATGAAATAAAGCTTTCCGCTTGCAGGAAATCAGCGGTAAGGCGCGAATACAAAAAAATGTAAATTGGTAAAAGGAATTGCTTTTACCTTAGTTGATTGGGAGGGGAAAGTATGAAAAAGGTGTTGTCAATTTTAGCTGTGTCCATGCTCCTCATTGGAATGCTGGCCGGCTGTGGCGGAGGAAAGTCCACGGAACAAGCAGCGGCAAAGAAAGAATTTGTAAACATTGCTACCGGTGGCACTGCGGGAACATATTATCCCTTGGGTGGAGCTCTTGCAGAAATTCTTAACAAAAATGTTGCCAATGTAAATGCCAGTGCGCAAAGCACCGGTGCTTCGGTGGCCAATATTAATCTGCTGAAAGACGGCAAAGTTGAAATGGCGTTAGTGCAAAACGATATTGCCTATTATGCCGTCAAAGGAACCGAGATGTTCACCGGTAAGCAGGTTCCCAGCTTGAAGGCAATTGCCACTTTGTATCCTGAAACCATTCAAATTGTAACTGTAGACAAAACCGGGATCAAGAGCATTGCTGATTTGAAAGGCAAGCGTATTGCCGTTGGTGCGGCAGGCAGTGGTACCGAGGCCAATGCCCGCCAAATTCTTGAAACCTATGGTATTACCTACGATGATATCAAAGTTCAGTACCTGTCCTTTGGCGAAGCCGCCAGCGGCCTGAAAGACGGAAATGTTGATGTTGCTTTCGTAACCGCCGGTTTCCCGACGGCAGCGATTCAGGACATTGCGGCCCAGCATAAGGTCGTGCTTATTCCGGTGGAAGCCGATAAAGCCGATGCCTTAATTAAAAAATATCCTTTTTATGCAAAAGTGACCATTCCGGTGAACGCTTATCCCAATCAGGCCGCCGATATTCCTGCTGTAGCGGTCAAGGCTATGCTTGTAGTCACCGACAAAATGAATGCCGATCTTACCTTCAATATTACCAAAGCGATGTATGATAACCTGGAGCGTTTGAAAGCCGCTCACTCTGTCGGCAAGATGATTACTAAAGAAAATTCCCAGGAAGGAATGTCGATTGAATTACATCCTGGCGCTGCCAAGTTCTTTAAATAGTCACTCTGGGAGGGAATGCCGGACAACAGGTAACCCGTTGTCCGGCTTTTTATGATAAGAACACGGTTTTATCCGGTTATTGCCGTCAGTATCCTTGGCGGATGTATCCTTTGGTTTGCCGGAGTCATATTGCCGCCACGTGTATTTATTGAGACAACTCAGGGAATTTATCAAACCATCCCGGTGAAAGCCGGCGA
Proteins encoded in this window:
- a CDS encoding TAXI family TRAP transporter solute-binding subunit, with product MKKVLSILAVSMLLIGMLAGCGGGKSTEQAAAKKEFVNIATGGTAGTYYPLGGALAEILNKNVANVNASAQSTGASVANINLLKDGKVEMALVQNDIAYYAVKGTEMFTGKQVPSLKAIATLYPETIQIVTVDKTGIKSIADLKGKRIAVGAAGSGTEANARQILETYGITYDDIKVQYLSFGEAASGLKDGNVDVAFVTAGFPTAAIQDIAAQHKVVLIPVEADKADALIKKYPFYAKVTIPVNAYPNQAADIPAVAVKAMLVVTDKMNADLTFNITKAMYDNLERLKAAHSVGKMITKENSQEGMSIELHPGAAKFFK
- a CDS encoding malate dehydrogenase encodes the protein MKISFIGSGKVGVAAAYTAALKGLAQEILLTDASADKAYGEALDLLQCQAFCPQARITHGQIRDTANSDIVVISAGIPRRADEPRVMLLSRNASLIAAIVKEAVALSPQCILLIITNPLDVMTHLAYQVSGLPAERVIGMGTVLDTARYRSYLAQHFSVDARDIDAYVIGEHGETMVPLTGNITIKGVPLATLPAYDNTVITRIGQEVEAASGQVIALKGGTIYAPAASACEILGAIVNDDRKVLPVSSFNSRYKTAVSLPTVVGRHGAGPVLNIPMSPSETTAFAHSVANIKRYVDELEV